Proteins co-encoded in one Ruegeria sp. YS9 genomic window:
- a CDS encoding YggT family protein translates to MLSLIQILLLILDIVWFIILAHVIMSWLINFQVLNLHQQLVAQIWYGLNRLLEPIYGPIRRILPNMGGLDLTPLVVLIGVYALRIILINNAVYFY, encoded by the coding sequence ATGCTGTCGCTGATCCAAATCCTGCTGCTGATCCTGGACATTGTCTGGTTCATCATCCTGGCCCATGTGATCATGAGCTGGCTGATCAACTTTCAGGTGCTCAACCTGCACCAACAGCTGGTCGCGCAAATCTGGTACGGGCTGAACCGCCTGTTAGAGCCTATCTACGGCCCGATCCGGCGTATCCTGCCCAATATGGGCGGTCTGGACCTGACGCCGCTGGTGGTGCTGATCGGGGTCTATGCGCTGCGGATCATCCTGATCAACAACGCGGTCTATTTCTACTGA